One Halolamina litorea genomic window carries:
- a CDS encoding DUF7331 family protein, producing MPDESGLTEAASERPGPADDGFETVESYEVDGGVVLYDAEAPLAWIRSDGAERLNDHC from the coding sequence ATGCCCGACGAGAGCGGCCTGACGGAGGCGGCATCGGAGCGTCCCGGACCCGCAGACGACGGCTTCGAGACCGTCGAATCCTACGAAGTCGACGGTGGCGTCGTGCTCTACGACGCCGAGGCACCGCTCGCGTGGATCCGGAGTGACGGCGCCGAGCGCTTGAACGATCACTGCTGA
- a CDS encoding DUF7322 domain-containing protein translates to MSDDDPVDAFVEGTVEPFGDEDDEPLGPSAPKARDMEAELRERTGADPDSTEDLSEIDGDTATAFWAAVFYVNVGVLLLAVGPILYVDRGNALVSLAVFAAGAALVGRAYMVYRNFRAERDAESADEEDPDGERDAEQKDTVDEAAEEDATDDGATDTDDL, encoded by the coding sequence GTGAGTGACGACGACCCGGTGGACGCGTTCGTCGAGGGCACCGTGGAGCCGTTCGGCGACGAGGACGACGAGCCACTGGGCCCGTCGGCCCCGAAGGCGCGGGACATGGAGGCCGAACTCCGCGAGCGGACCGGCGCCGACCCCGACTCGACGGAGGACCTCTCGGAGATCGACGGCGACACCGCGACCGCGTTCTGGGCAGCGGTGTTCTACGTCAACGTCGGCGTGCTCCTGCTCGCGGTCGGACCGATCCTCTACGTCGACCGTGGGAACGCGCTCGTCTCGCTGGCAGTCTTCGCCGCCGGCGCCGCGCTCGTCGGCCGTGCGTACATGGTCTACCGGAACTTCCGAGCCGAACGGGACGCGGAATCGGCGGACGAAGAGGACCCGGACGGGGAGAGGGACGCCGAGCAAAAGGATACTGTCGACGAAGCAGCCGAGGAAGACGCTACCGACGACGGGGCGACCGACACCGACGACCTCTGA
- a CDS encoding DUF7346 family protein, which translates to MRSVETPDGERHVLLSSTDGTARVRDPATGVERTVDTADVELIEESPLSIAAGGVPSAVRRAITAVHDERTLGVLVTLVDDGPTAVVDLLGYAGLCESDFNGLFGELRAAGLVSECRVAGERGYEATETAEEAVELLRGAGGD; encoded by the coding sequence ATGCGATCGGTCGAGACGCCCGACGGCGAACGCCACGTGTTGCTGTCGAGCACCGACGGGACGGCCCGCGTTCGTGACCCGGCTACCGGGGTCGAACGGACCGTCGACACCGCCGACGTGGAGTTGATCGAGGAGTCGCCACTCTCAATCGCCGCCGGGGGCGTTCCGTCGGCGGTGAGGCGAGCGATCACGGCCGTCCACGACGAGCGAACGCTGGGCGTGCTCGTGACACTCGTCGACGACGGCCCGACGGCGGTCGTCGACCTGCTGGGCTACGCCGGACTGTGTGAGAGCGACTTCAACGGACTGTTCGGCGAACTCCGCGCGGCGGGGCTGGTGAGCGAGTGCCGCGTCGCCGGCGAACGGGGCTACGAGGCGACAGAGACGGCAGAAGAGGCGGTGGAACTGCTCCGGGGCGCCGGCGGCGATTAG
- the rad50 gene encoding DNA double-strand break repair ATPase Rad50 codes for MKFDRLRLRNFKPYADTDLRFEDGVTVIHGLNGSGKSSLLEACFFALYGSKALDGTLDDAVTTGADETDVELWFTHAGDSYRITRELRRSGGSVSTRTCVLEGPETTIEGARDVREFVGDDLLRMDSDAFRNCAYIRQGEVNRLINATPRERREMIDDLLQLGKLEEYRERAGDARLGVEDVLDNKRGRLDQLDDQIDEKEAKDLHERLNGLQSDLSELDGEIERFEGNREEARESRDEAESIIEAAEDREQELDELGEEIEELEAAIRETEGERETLLDRITEIRERIDEREADLADLADAAGIDAATEAAVADAREVLSDREAELREQRQEQRDRVNDRENETESRRDDAERLREQAAEKRERADELETEADAAEADLDDLREDLDDVADEREGIEDRFADAPVVMGKAESHRASLREDLDDVQAEIEETVGRLASARDRVEEVEELLEAGHCPECGQPVEDSPHVDSLDADRERVEELSAELGRLNGRKAELKADIEDAESLADAEGRAESLAERREMLDERAEELEGSVESNRAEAERLRAEADDLEAEAETADEAAESAAEAAETAAERVAEIDDELETIDERRDRLGDVDEALAAIDDDEDEIERLRERRESKGELAAERRDRLEDLRERREELREQFDRERVEAARTQRENAVDYLEKVEAKLDSLGERRDDLTGRIGSVEKEIEELEALREQHADLAETVADLESLHEETEELERTYGDLRAELRQRNVESLERMLNETFDLAYGNDAYSHIELDGEYDLTVYQKDGTPLSPDQLSGGERALFNLSLRCAIYRLLSEGIEGAAPTPPLILDEPTVFLDAGHVSRLVDLVEEMRGFGVRQILIVSHDDELVDAADDLVTVEKDTTTNRSTARREDAATLARAEALMENDD; via the coding sequence GTGAAGTTCGACCGCCTGCGGCTCCGGAACTTCAAGCCCTACGCGGACACCGACCTGCGCTTCGAGGACGGCGTCACGGTCATTCACGGGCTGAACGGCTCCGGAAAGTCCTCGCTGCTCGAGGCCTGCTTCTTCGCGCTCTACGGCTCGAAGGCCCTCGACGGCACGCTCGACGACGCCGTCACCACCGGCGCCGACGAGACCGACGTGGAACTGTGGTTCACCCACGCCGGCGATTCCTACCGGATCACCCGCGAACTCCGCCGGTCGGGGGGGTCGGTCTCGACCCGGACCTGCGTGCTGGAGGGCCCCGAGACGACCATCGAGGGCGCCCGCGACGTGCGCGAGTTCGTCGGCGACGACCTGCTCCGGATGGACAGCGACGCGTTCCGCAACTGTGCGTACATCCGACAGGGCGAGGTCAACCGCCTCATCAACGCCACGCCGCGGGAGCGCCGTGAGATGATCGACGACCTGCTCCAGTTGGGGAAGCTGGAGGAGTACCGCGAGCGCGCCGGCGACGCCCGGCTCGGCGTCGAGGACGTACTCGACAACAAACGCGGCCGGTTGGACCAACTCGACGACCAGATCGACGAGAAGGAGGCGAAGGACCTCCACGAACGGCTCAACGGGCTACAAAGCGACCTGTCGGAACTCGACGGGGAGATCGAGCGCTTCGAGGGGAACCGCGAGGAGGCTCGCGAGAGCCGCGACGAGGCCGAGTCGATCATCGAGGCGGCCGAGGACCGCGAACAGGAACTCGACGAACTGGGCGAGGAGATCGAGGAGCTCGAAGCCGCCATCCGCGAGACGGAGGGTGAACGCGAGACGCTTCTCGACCGGATCACCGAGATCCGCGAGCGGATCGACGAACGCGAGGCCGACCTCGCCGACCTCGCCGACGCCGCCGGCATCGACGCTGCGACGGAGGCGGCCGTCGCCGACGCACGCGAAGTACTCTCCGACCGCGAAGCCGAACTACGGGAGCAGCGCCAGGAGCAGCGTGACCGCGTGAACGACCGCGAGAACGAGACGGAGAGCCGTCGGGACGACGCCGAACGACTGCGCGAGCAGGCGGCCGAGAAGCGCGAGCGCGCCGACGAACTCGAAACCGAGGCCGACGCGGCCGAAGCCGACCTCGACGACCTCCGTGAGGACCTCGACGACGTCGCCGACGAACGCGAGGGGATCGAGGACCGCTTCGCCGACGCGCCCGTGGTGATGGGCAAGGCCGAGTCCCACCGCGCGTCGCTCCGTGAGGACCTCGACGACGTCCAAGCCGAGATAGAGGAGACGGTCGGGAGGCTCGCCTCCGCACGGGACCGCGTCGAAGAGGTCGAAGAGCTACTCGAAGCGGGCCACTGCCCCGAGTGTGGGCAGCCAGTCGAGGACTCCCCGCACGTCGACTCGCTGGACGCCGACCGCGAGCGCGTCGAGGAACTCTCCGCCGAACTCGGCCGACTCAACGGTCGGAAGGCGGAACTGAAAGCCGACATCGAGGACGCCGAGTCGCTCGCCGACGCCGAGGGCCGCGCCGAGTCCCTCGCCGAGCGTCGGGAGATGCTCGACGAGCGCGCCGAGGAACTGGAGGGGAGCGTCGAGTCGAACCGCGCCGAGGCCGAGCGCCTCCGTGCGGAGGCCGACGACCTCGAAGCGGAGGCGGAGACGGCCGACGAGGCAGCCGAGTCGGCCGCAGAGGCGGCCGAGACGGCTGCCGAACGGGTCGCCGAGATCGACGACGAACTGGAGACTATCGACGAGCGCCGCGACCGACTCGGCGACGTGGACGAGGCGCTCGCAGCTATCGACGACGACGAGGACGAGATCGAACGACTCCGTGAGCGACGTGAGAGCAAGGGCGAACTCGCCGCCGAGCGCCGTGACCGGCTGGAGGACCTGCGCGAGCGCCGCGAGGAACTCCGCGAGCAGTTCGATCGCGAGCGCGTCGAGGCTGCCCGGACGCAACGTGAGAACGCCGTCGACTACCTCGAAAAGGTCGAGGCGAAACTCGACTCGCTGGGGGAACGGCGCGACGACCTCACCGGCCGGATCGGGAGCGTCGAAAAGGAGATCGAGGAACTGGAAGCGCTCCGGGAGCAACACGCCGACCTCGCAGAGACCGTCGCCGATCTGGAGTCGCTCCACGAGGAAACCGAGGAGTTGGAGCGGACCTACGGCGACCTCCGGGCGGAACTGCGCCAGCGAAACGTCGAGAGTCTCGAACGGATGCTGAACGAGACGTTCGATCTCGCCTACGGCAACGACGCCTACTCCCACATCGAACTCGACGGCGAGTACGACCTCACCGTCTACCAGAAGGACGGCACGCCCCTGTCGCCCGACCAACTCTCCGGCGGCGAGCGCGCGCTGTTCAACCTCTCGCTGCGCTGTGCGATCTACCGGCTGCTCTCGGAGGGGATTGAAGGGGCCGCGCCGACGCCGCCGCTGATCCTCGACGAGCCGACGGTGTTCCTGGACGCCGGCCACGTCTCACGGCTGGTGGATCTGGTCGAGGAGATGCGGGGGTTCGGCGTACGACAGATCCTGATCGTGAGCCACGACGACGAACTGGTCGACGCCGCCGACGACCTGGTGACCGTCGAGAAGGACACGACGACGAACCGCTCGACCGCCCGGCGGGAGGACGCGGCGACGCTCGCGAGGGCGGAAGCGCTGATGGAGAACGACGACTAA
- a CDS encoding DNA-directed DNA polymerase, which translates to MSERQQSGLADFGGSGGGRPDEEAAVVAGDAGQTVSEVVDAADLRFPDSEGVVEMTVSQVDYTIEGSGAGEYPVIHVFGRTADNESEHVRVLGVEPYFYVPTENVADRALTEEYDAILDTRTEDPNGDPFESIRGRPLTKVIGQTPRDVGQMRDDFEEHYEADILFPNRFLIDKDVSAGLQVPERRLDDGRIQVRYDDEQLVAVDAPTAADLRVNTFDIEVDDRNGFPEDGEEPIVCLTSHDSYDDEYVVWLYDAPDAEVPAPEDLDGYEPIADSGSVDVRTFEEEAAMLDAFVSYIEDTDPDVLTGWNFEDFDMPYVLDRLEVVDHGSEYDLDIDRLSRVNEVWRSDWGGPDVKGRVVFDLLYGYKQIVIKELESFRLDAIGERELDVGKEHYSGDIGDLWEQDPEQLLEYNLRDVELCVEIDRKQSVVAFWDEVRSFVGCKLEDAPTAGDAVDMYVLHKAYGEFGLPSKGQQEAAEEFEGGAVFEPISGVKENVTVLDLKSLYPMSMATINSSPETKVDPDEYDGETYHAPDGTHFRKEPDGIMREMIDELLTEREEKKALRDEHEPDSEAYERYDRQQGGVKVIMNSLYGVSGWDRFRLYDTEGAAAVTATGREVIEFTETAAEELGHEVAYGDTDSVMLSLGPDASKEDAIEQSFGIEEHINERYDDFAREELNADSHRFQIEFEKLYRRFFQAGKKKRYAGHIVWKEGKDVDDIDITGFEYKRSDIAAVTKRVQKEVIDMIVRGEELDEVKEYLHEEITTFEEGDADLEEVGIPGGIGKRLDAYDTDTAQVRGAKYANLLLGTNFQRGSKPKRLYLKKVHPEFWQHMEEEEGFNPQTDPLYREFKRDPDVICFEYAEEVPDAFEIDWPKMLDKTLKGPIERVIEALGLSWDEVKSGQEQTGLGQWA; encoded by the coding sequence ATGAGCGAGCGTCAGCAGTCGGGTCTCGCCGACTTCGGGGGGAGCGGCGGGGGTCGACCGGACGAGGAGGCCGCCGTCGTCGCCGGCGACGCCGGCCAGACGGTGAGCGAGGTCGTCGACGCCGCGGACCTGCGGTTCCCCGACAGCGAGGGGGTCGTGGAGATGACGGTCTCGCAGGTGGACTACACCATCGAAGGGTCGGGCGCGGGTGAGTACCCCGTGATCCACGTGTTCGGCCGGACCGCCGACAACGAGTCCGAACACGTGCGCGTGCTCGGGGTCGAACCGTACTTCTACGTCCCCACCGAGAACGTCGCGGACCGCGCGCTGACCGAGGAGTACGACGCGATCCTCGACACCCGGACCGAGGACCCGAACGGCGACCCCTTCGAGTCGATCCGTGGGCGGCCCCTGACGAAGGTCATCGGCCAAACCCCACGGGACGTCGGGCAGATGCGGGACGACTTCGAGGAGCACTACGAAGCGGACATCCTGTTCCCGAACCGCTTCCTCATCGACAAGGACGTGAGCGCCGGCCTGCAGGTGCCCGAGCGCCGACTCGACGACGGCCGGATCCAGGTGCGCTACGACGACGAACAGCTCGTCGCCGTCGACGCACCGACGGCGGCCGACCTCCGCGTCAACACCTTCGACATCGAGGTCGACGACCGCAACGGTTTCCCCGAGGACGGCGAGGAGCCCATCGTCTGTCTCACCTCCCACGACTCCTACGACGACGAGTACGTGGTCTGGCTCTACGACGCCCCAGACGCCGAGGTTCCGGCACCCGAGGACCTCGACGGCTACGAGCCGATCGCCGACTCCGGCAGCGTCGACGTGCGGACCTTCGAGGAGGAGGCCGCGATGCTCGACGCGTTCGTCTCCTACATCGAGGACACCGACCCCGACGTGCTCACGGGCTGGAACTTCGAGGACTTCGACATGCCGTACGTGCTCGACCGACTGGAGGTCGTGGACCACGGCAGCGAGTACGACCTCGACATCGACCGGCTCTCCCGGGTGAACGAGGTCTGGCGCTCGGACTGGGGCGGCCCGGACGTGAAGGGCCGCGTGGTGTTCGACCTGCTGTACGGCTACAAACAGATCGTCATCAAGGAGTTGGAGTCGTTCCGTCTCGACGCCATCGGCGAGCGCGAACTCGACGTGGGGAAGGAACACTACTCCGGCGACATCGGCGACCTCTGGGAGCAGGACCCCGAACAGCTACTCGAGTACAACCTCCGTGACGTGGAGCTCTGTGTCGAAATCGACCGCAAGCAGTCCGTCGTGGCGTTCTGGGACGAGGTACGCTCGTTCGTCGGCTGTAAGTTAGAGGACGCTCCGACCGCCGGCGACGCGGTCGACATGTACGTCCTGCACAAGGCCTACGGCGAGTTCGGGCTCCCCTCGAAGGGTCAGCAGGAGGCCGCCGAGGAGTTCGAGGGCGGCGCCGTCTTCGAGCCCATCTCGGGTGTCAAGGAGAACGTCACCGTGCTCGACCTGAAGTCGCTCTACCCGATGTCGATGGCGACGATCAACTCCTCGCCCGAGACGAAGGTCGACCCCGACGAGTACGACGGCGAGACGTACCACGCCCCCGACGGGACCCACTTCCGGAAGGAGCCCGACGGGATCATGCGCGAGATGATCGACGAGCTCCTCACCGAGCGCGAGGAGAAGAAGGCCCTGCGTGACGAACACGAGCCCGACTCGGAGGCCTACGAGCGCTACGACCGCCAGCAGGGCGGGGTGAAGGTCATCATGAACAGCCTCTACGGCGTCTCGGGGTGGGACCGCTTCCGCCTCTACGACACCGAGGGGGCCGCCGCGGTGACGGCGACGGGCCGGGAAGTGATCGAGTTCACCGAGACCGCCGCCGAGGAGCTCGGCCACGAGGTGGCCTACGGCGACACCGACTCGGTGATGCTTTCGCTGGGTCCCGACGCCTCGAAAGAAGACGCCATCGAGCAGTCCTTCGGCATCGAGGAGCACATCAACGAGCGCTACGACGACTTCGCCCGCGAAGAACTCAACGCCGACAGCCACCGCTTCCAGATCGAGTTCGAGAAGCTCTACCGCCGGTTCTTCCAAGCAGGCAAGAAGAAACGCTACGCTGGCCACATCGTCTGGAAGGAGGGCAAGGACGTCGACGACATCGACATCACCGGCTTCGAGTACAAGCGCTCGGACATCGCGGCGGTCACCAAGCGCGTCCAGAAGGAAGTGATCGACATGATCGTCCGCGGGGAGGAACTGGACGAGGTCAAGGAGTACCTCCACGAGGAGATCACGACCTTCGAGGAGGGCGACGCGGACTTAGAGGAGGTCGGCATCCCTGGCGGCATCGGGAAGCGCCTCGACGCCTACGACACCGACACCGCACAGGTCCGCGGGGCGAAGTACGCGAACCTCCTCTTGGGTACGAACTTCCAGCGGGGCTCGAAACCCAAGCGGCTCTACCTGAAGAAGGTCCACCCCGAGTTCTGGCAGCACATGGAAGAGGAGGAGGGGTTCAACCCCCAGACCGACCCGCTCTACCGCGAGTTCAAACGCGACCCCGACGTGATCTGCTTCGAGTACGCCGAGGAGGTCCCCGACGCCTTCGAGATCGACTGGCCGAAGATGCTCGACAAGACGCTGAAGGGACCGATCGAGCGCGTTATCGAGGCGCTCGGCCTCTCGTGGGACGAGGTGAAGTCCGGGCAGGAACAGACCGGTCTCGGCCAGTGGGCCTGA
- the mre11 gene encoding DNA double-strand break repair protein Mre11: MTRVIHTGDTHVGYQQYHSPERRADFRRAFDAVVDDAIEAGVDAVVHAGDLFHDRRPELPDLMGVLSALRRLDDADIPFLAVVGNHEATRTGEWLDLFEGTGLATRLDETPTVVGDTAFYGLDWVPEARRPDLDYEFADHEAEYAALVSHGLFTPFEFGEWDSETVLSEASVEFDAMLLGDNHKPDTAEVSGTWVTYCGSTERASASEEEARGYNLVTFDGEVDIRRRSLDTRPFAFVSVDLAEGEGVERVREQVRQHDLTDAVCIVEITGEGEPVTPAAVEEAGAEEGALLVRVTDRREIEDAAEIGVSFADPDEAVTDRVADLGLSSAARDIDETVRESKVSDSNVRDEVKNRVTELLGEEPAAFDRADDGEGENPSAEGPADEDETAGSDEPTAADAAAATATTDASGAASESEPDPDGDGQGTMEEYL, from the coding sequence ATGACTCGGGTGATACATACGGGCGACACCCACGTGGGCTACCAGCAGTACCACTCCCCGGAGCGCCGGGCGGACTTCCGCCGGGCGTTCGACGCCGTCGTCGACGACGCGATCGAGGCGGGCGTCGACGCGGTGGTCCACGCCGGCGACCTGTTCCACGACCGCCGTCCCGAACTGCCGGACCTGATGGGCGTGCTGTCGGCGCTGCGCCGACTCGACGACGCCGACATCCCGTTCCTCGCGGTCGTCGGCAACCACGAGGCGACCCGGACCGGCGAGTGGCTGGACCTGTTCGAGGGAACCGGGCTGGCGACGCGACTCGACGAGACCCCAACGGTCGTCGGCGACACCGCGTTCTACGGGCTGGACTGGGTGCCCGAGGCCCGACGCCCCGACCTCGACTACGAGTTCGCCGACCACGAGGCCGAGTACGCGGCGCTGGTCTCCCACGGCCTGTTCACCCCCTTCGAGTTCGGGGAGTGGGACAGCGAGACGGTGCTCTCCGAAGCCAGCGTCGAGTTCGACGCCATGCTGCTCGGGGACAACCACAAGCCCGACACCGCGGAGGTTTCGGGAACGTGGGTGACCTACTGCGGGTCGACCGAGCGCGCGAGCGCGAGCGAGGAGGAGGCCCGCGGCTACAACCTCGTCACCTTCGACGGCGAGGTCGACATCCGCCGACGGAGCCTCGATACCCGGCCCTTCGCGTTCGTCTCGGTCGACCTCGCCGAGGGTGAGGGCGTCGAACGCGTTCGCGAGCAGGTCCGGCAGCACGACCTGACCGACGCGGTCTGCATCGTCGAGATCACCGGCGAGGGCGAGCCAGTCACCCCCGCGGCCGTCGAAGAGGCCGGCGCCGAGGAGGGCGCCCTGCTGGTCCGTGTCACCGACCGGCGGGAGATCGAGGACGCCGCCGAAATCGGCGTCAGCTTCGCCGACCCCGACGAGGCCGTCACCGATCGGGTCGCCGACCTCGGCCTCTCGTCGGCGGCCCGTGACATCGACGAGACGGTCCGGGAGAGCAAGGTCTCGGACTCGAACGTCCGGGACGAGGTGAAGAACCGCGTGACAGAACTGCTCGGCGAGGAGCCCGCGGCGTTCGACCGGGCCGACGACGGGGAGGGCGAGAACCCGTCAGCCGAGGGGCCGGCCGACGAGGACGAAACCGCCGGGAGCGACGAACCGACGGCCGCCGACGCTGCCGCGGCGACCGCGACCACCGACGCCTCGGGGGCTGCTTCGGAGAGTGAGCCCGACCCCGACGGCGACGGGCAGGGAACAATGGAGGAGTACCTGTGA